The following coding sequences lie in one Lolium perenne isolate Kyuss_39 chromosome 2, Kyuss_2.0, whole genome shotgun sequence genomic window:
- the LOC127329911 gene encoding cytochrome P450 716B1-like — protein MDYLLKVVALVVTASALAIHLLTRAKKSCPANLPPGSLGLPVIGQTVGLIRAMRANTVDRWLRDQINRYGPVSKLSLFCTPTVLLAGPAANKFVLFSSALHLRHPPSSQRIIGEKSLLDLHGDDHRRIRGAILEFLKPDMLKLYIGRIDAEVRHHLQENWYGRTTVTVMPLMKRLTFDVISALLVGLERGDARDALGDDLVRMLEGMVAIPVNLPFTAFSRSLKASRRARRLLERITLDKKDKLEQDNASANKDLISRLLSLLNDHGEQLLTNEEIIDNGILALIAGHDTTSILMTFMVRHLANDPATLAAMVHEHEEIAKKKADREALDWEDLSKMKFTWRVAQETLRIVPPVFGILRRALEDIEFEGYCIPKGWQVFLSTNVTHMDPSIFDEPAKFDPSRFESLSSTTPPCSYVAFGGGHRICPGMEFAKMETLVMMHYLVRQFRWKLCNKENTFVRDPMPSPLHGLPIKLEHYTSL, from the exons ATGGATTATTTGCTCAAAGTGGTAGCACTTGTTGTCACGGCCTCTGCCTTAGCCATCCACCTCCTGACGAGAGCCAAGAAATCATGTCCGGCCAACCTCCCCCCTGGCTCACTGGGACTGCCTGTAATTGGGCAGACGGTTGGACTCATTCGCGCCATGCGCGCCAACACCGTCGACCGGTGGCTACGGGACCAGATCAACAGGTATGGGCCAGTTTCGAAGCTATCGCTGTTCTGCACTCCGACAGTCCTCCTGGCCGGCCCGGCGGCCAACAAGTTCGTCTTGTTCAGCAGCGCGCTGCATCTGAGGCACCCCCCGTCCTCCCAGCGTATTATCGGGGAGAAGAGCCTCCTGGACCTGCACGGCGACGATCACCGGCGCATCCGCGGGGCGATTCTGGAGTTCCTCAAGCCGGACATGCTCAAGCTGTACATTGGCAGGATCGACGCCGAGGTAAGGCACCACCTACAGGAGAATTGGTACGGCCGCACCACCGTGACAGTGATGCCCCTTATGAAGCGTCTGACGTTCGACGTGATCTCCGCTCTTCTCGTCGGCCTCGAGAGGGGCGATGCGAGGGATGCCCTCGGCGATGATCTAGTGCGCATGCTGGAGGGCATGGTAGCCATTCCGGTGAACCTGCCGTTCACAGCTTTCAGCCGAAGCCTCAAGGCCAGCCGAAGGGCTCGGCGGCTACTCGAGAGGATCACGCTTGACAAGAAGGATAAGCTGGAGCAGGACAATGCCTCGGCGAACAAGGACCTCATCAGCCGCCTGCTCAGCCTGCTGAACGACCATGGCGAGCAGCTGCTGACCAACGAGGAAATCATCGACAACGGTATCCTCGCCCTGATTGCTGGTCATGACACCACGTCCATACTCATGACGTTCATGGTCAGGCACCTCGCCAATGATCCGGCAACACTCGCAGCTATGGTACATG AGCATGAGGAGATTGCAAAGAAAAAGGCTGATCGAGAGGCCCTGGACTGGGAAGATCTGTCAAAGATGAAGTTCACATGGCGAGTCGCGCAGGAGACACTTCGCATCGTCCCTCCAGTCTTCGGCATCTTAAGAAGAGCACTTGAGGACATCGAGTTTGAAGGCTATTGCATCCCAAAAGGATGGCAG GTGTTTTTGTCAACAAACGTGACCCACATGGACCCCAGCATTTTCGATGAGCCAGCTAAGTTCGATCCCTCCCGGTTCGAGAGCCTGTCATCCACAACGCCACCGTGCTCCTACGTCGCGTTCGGCGGCGGCCACAGAATATGCCCGGGAATGGAGTTTGCCAAGATGGAAACATTGGTGATGATGCACTACCTAGTTCGACAGTTTAGATGGAAGCTCTGCAACAAGGAGAACACTTTTGTGAGGGACCCCATGCCGTCACCACTGCATGGTCTGCCGATAAAACTCGAGCACTATACCTCTCTTTGA